The nucleotide window GAAAACTTCAAACAAAATTTGTTTCTTAAAAAGGAAACTTTTATCTTTACACAAAAATAATTAAACACATAATGGATTACAAATTCAAAGTCGAGTTTCTTGAACCTGTCTTAGAGTTTTTAGAAAGTTTAGACGAAAAATCGAGAGAAAAAATATTATATAATATTTGGAAATCACGAAGCGTAAATGATAACGAATTATTCAAAAAATTAGACGGCGAAATTTGGGAATTCAGAACTTTATATAAGAAACAATATTTTAGATTATTCGCTTTTTGGGAAAAGTCAGATAAACAAGATACAATTGTAATTTGAACACACGGAATTATAAAAAAGACAGACAAAACCCCAAAAGTAGAAATCGAACGTGCTGAATCTTTGCGAGTAAAATATTTTAACGAAAAAAAATAATAATATTATGAAAACATACAGTTTAGACGAAGTGACAGATAAATTCGTCGGAAAAAAAGGAACTCCAAACAGAGACTCTTTTGAAAGTGAATTAAAACTTGATTTGATTGGGCAAACAATCAAACAAATTCGTAAAGAGAGAAATTTAACTCAAGAGCAATTGGGAGAATTGGTTGGTGTAAAAAAAGCACAAATATCTAAAATTGAAAACAGCCTAACTGACGCAAGATTTGATACAATCATTAAAGTGTTTAAAGCATTAAATGCTAAAATTAATTTTAACGTTGTGTTGCTAAATCAAAAAATAGCGATTGAGTAATTTTGCCGAACGCATAGATACTACAACGGATTTGGACAATAGACTTAATAGAAAAATAGTTTTGTATTTGGAAGATTTTGCAAATCCGAAGAATGGGCTTAATTTAATCCCAAACCCGCTGGAGTACCAGAACGCTATGGGCTAGTTGTGCCAAAATTACGCAAGTAATCCCAATTAGAAAATAAGTCTTTGTTTCCGCAAAAACTTCAAAACAGAAGTGCGAAAGTTGGACTTACAAACAGAAATTAAAAAAACAAAATAGAAAAATGAAGTATTTAATTTCGGAAGAAACGAAAGCAAAAGCGATTAGAAAAAATAGAGTCCTTATGGTTCTTAAATATGGAATAGGAATGTTAGTGGTTATTATAATACTTTCTACAGAATTCAATTCAATACCACCCAAAAACTTATTACTTTTCATTGGAATAATTTCAATAGTTCCTTTTGCTTGTTGGTATATTGACCGAGATTTTAAAAATAAAGTGAACTCAGAATATGAAATCGTTGACGAAAAATTGATAATTACAGTAAATGGAAAACAAAAAACCACCGAATTGAAATCAATTAAAGCAATAACAAAAATTCCAAGTGGACACAGAATAATTTCTAATAATGG belongs to Flavobacterium gilvum and includes:
- a CDS encoding type II toxin-antitoxin system RelE/ParE family toxin; amino-acid sequence: MDYKFKVEFLEPVLEFLESLDEKSREKILYNIWKSRSVNDNELFKKLDGEIWEFRTLYKKQYFRLFAFWEKSDKQDTIVI
- a CDS encoding helix-turn-helix domain-containing protein; its protein translation is MKTYSLDEVTDKFVGKKGTPNRDSFESELKLDLIGQTIKQIRKERNLTQEQLGELVGVKKAQISKIENSLTDARFDTIIKVFKALNAKINFNVVLLNQKIAIE